A region from the Naumannella halotolerans genome encodes:
- a CDS encoding type II secretion system F family protein, whose translation MNAALAGACGALIGLGITGCVLGLRRTERGEARNHRSAADWWAVATRRPAGPAGRRRDLTLGVTATLGMIIFALTGWVLAIVLLPALALILPYLLGTPRHRDIEVMEALDRWVRGLATVLPTGKSVVDAIRITCRQAPAAIATDVTRLVARLDERWPPDAALRALADEIDSADADAVIGALILSVRRGGTGSAAVLKALSDGIQDRLRARREIEAERAKPRVVVRQITVITMVVLGSSVLLGQGFLGPYTTVVGQAILACLVAAYLGSLIMLRRLTNPPRRERLLIGGRDGWTSGSSL comes from the coding sequence ATGAATGCGGCACTGGCCGGGGCCTGTGGTGCCCTGATCGGCCTGGGAATCACCGGTTGTGTGCTCGGGCTGCGCCGCACCGAACGCGGGGAGGCGCGGAACCATCGCTCCGCGGCCGACTGGTGGGCAGTCGCCACCCGCCGGCCGGCCGGTCCCGCGGGTCGACGACGCGATCTCACCCTGGGCGTCACCGCGACCCTCGGCATGATCATCTTCGCGCTCACCGGGTGGGTACTGGCGATCGTCCTGTTGCCCGCCCTGGCGCTGATCCTGCCGTACCTGTTGGGTACGCCGCGGCATCGTGACATCGAGGTGATGGAGGCGTTGGACCGTTGGGTACGGGGTCTGGCCACCGTCCTGCCGACCGGGAAGTCGGTGGTCGATGCGATCCGTATCACCTGTCGGCAGGCGCCGGCCGCGATCGCCACCGACGTCACCCGCCTGGTGGCCCGCCTGGATGAACGATGGCCACCGGATGCGGCCCTGCGGGCGCTGGCCGATGAGATCGACAGTGCCGATGCCGACGCAGTGATCGGTGCCCTGATCCTCTCGGTGCGACGTGGGGGGACCGGTTCTGCCGCGGTGCTGAAGGCGTTGTCCGACGGCATCCAGGACAGACTCCGGGCGCGGCGCGAGATCGAGGCCGAACGGGCCAAACCGCGGGTGGTGGTGCGGCAGATCACCGTGATCACGATGGTGGTCCTCGGTTCGTCGGTTCTGCTCGGACAAGGTTTCCTCGGCCCCTACACGACGGTGGTCGGGCAGGCCATCCTGGCCTGTCTGGTGGCGGCCTATCTCGGGTCGTTGATCATGCTCCGGCGACTGACCAATCCACCACGTCGGGAACGTCTGCTGATCGGGGGTCGGGACGGATGGACGTCTGGAAGCTCGCTGTGA
- a CDS encoding LysM peptidoglycan-binding domain-containing protein — MRRVLRGIGALLVLLLLSIGVPVLLWTIGTLPKLTLGSLLRPDDGSLLLGLLTLIAWGAWLVFVVTTLVEVGNTLSGRRLRLPGLALPQRWVAGLVLAVASMAVVTPSAYSAPADSASAGPVQETAEHDAEPARSDGQGRSDGQRWSDGQGRADDQNRADGRKRAGSEGEPAAGIRHFVDRGDNLWDLAEHYYGDGMRWRDIAVANAALIEDPDELEVGWELIIPGVPDRDTGTGRSEESRSETDGTEIDRPPVHSERSAGTAADRTPDHSTDSGSSGTGAGSGIETEPSAEAGARRETGSGTGTRSETGSGAEGEPGAEADTRNGPDTDAGSGGQPGAASGEDTTGAAGQSEETIRRLGPSLDEATPGWLTAMSALAGTTAGGVSAVLALRRRRLLGSRSAGVRLNSPPLHARLVETGLIHRSAPTAVELAETAMLEASDRFCQLGAPVPDLQRVSVGEDDVELIFDQAPPRPPAHWHTGPNSWIRPKTPAEPQAGDGPLLWPALVCVGWQTDGRLMMIDLNRFGLLNLGSARRAADDDNRAEAFRSALLLELITGASANQVEVIMVGGDKRFAEALAEPQVRMVDHLTEILPELRRRAFERRNTPPHPFEPATIEARRPVVLLCAEPVGEGLGQLATVCDGDTGIVAVLTGEPSLPVLDLTAEPATVFGVEFQPQLVPAAVREGVTELVSATGTEPSTPAWWWNHERTPTHSPNLVAVDPRPHDLEESDHEPTAAEHLDRSHDERGPAPVGRRAAAPASAVPEGDRSAASEVVGNMTGGPTVEILGPVRLRATAGQAPPRARRQCIEYAAWLLENPGATGQQMARGLMVAESTRRSNMSRLRLWLGTDPGGEPYLPEAYSGRIELHPDVSSDWLRFQALIIGGVNRSGTGSLITALELVRGAPLADAAPGQWAWAEELRLEIGSVIRDVALVLAQRSVELGEYDLAGWAIGKGTLAAEDDEQLLCLQLQVHAELGNLLDAERLAMRISRQARTLGVDLMDETVTTIQKVLEGRPRRRA; from the coding sequence ATGAGGCGGGTGCTGCGGGGGATCGGTGCACTGCTCGTCCTGCTGCTGTTGTCGATCGGCGTCCCCGTGCTGCTGTGGACCATCGGCACGTTGCCGAAGCTGACCCTCGGCTCGTTGCTGCGCCCCGACGACGGCAGCCTGCTCCTCGGACTGCTGACCCTGATCGCCTGGGGTGCCTGGCTGGTGTTCGTTGTCACGACCTTGGTCGAGGTCGGGAACACCCTGTCGGGTCGACGACTCCGGCTGCCCGGTCTGGCCCTGCCGCAGCGTTGGGTTGCCGGGCTGGTGTTGGCAGTGGCTTCCATGGCTGTGGTCACCCCGAGTGCGTACTCGGCTCCCGCGGACTCAGCCTCCGCAGGACCGGTGCAGGAGACGGCCGAGCACGATGCCGAACCGGCGCGGTCGGATGGTCAAGGGCGGTCGGATGGTCAGAGGTGGTCGGATGGTCAGGGGCGGGCGGATGACCAGAACCGGGCGGATGGGCGGAAGCGAGCGGGGAGTGAGGGTGAGCCGGCTGCCGGGATTCGGCACTTCGTCGACCGGGGCGACAATCTCTGGGATCTGGCCGAGCACTACTACGGGGACGGGATGCGCTGGCGCGACATCGCCGTCGCCAATGCGGCGCTGATCGAGGACCCCGATGAGCTGGAGGTCGGGTGGGAGTTGATCATTCCCGGCGTACCCGACCGCGACACGGGTACGGGACGCTCCGAGGAGTCCCGGTCCGAAACCGACGGAACCGAGATCGATCGACCACCGGTGCATTCCGAACGCAGCGCCGGCACAGCGGCCGACCGGACACCGGATCACTCCACCGATTCCGGGAGCTCCGGGACCGGAGCCGGCTCCGGGATCGAGACGGAACCGAGCGCTGAGGCCGGCGCCCGGCGCGAAACTGGCTCCGGGACCGGCACCCGATCCGAAACCGGCTCCGGCGCCGAGGGGGAGCCGGGCGCCGAAGCGGACACCCGCAACGGACCCGACACCGATGCCGGATCGGGCGGGCAGCCGGGCGCCGCATCCGGCGAGGACACCACCGGGGCAGCCGGTCAGTCGGAGGAGACGATTCGACGACTGGGGCCGAGCCTCGACGAGGCGACCCCTGGGTGGTTGACCGCGATGTCGGCGCTCGCCGGTACGACAGCCGGTGGCGTGTCCGCGGTTCTGGCGCTGCGTCGGCGACGGCTGCTCGGCTCCCGCAGTGCAGGGGTCCGACTGAACTCGCCGCCGCTGCACGCCCGGTTGGTCGAGACCGGGCTGATCCACCGATCGGCACCGACCGCGGTCGAGCTCGCGGAGACGGCCATGCTCGAGGCCTCGGACCGATTCTGCCAACTGGGTGCCCCGGTGCCCGACCTGCAACGGGTGTCGGTCGGTGAGGACGATGTGGAGTTGATCTTCGACCAGGCGCCACCACGGCCACCGGCCCACTGGCATACCGGGCCGAACTCCTGGATCCGTCCGAAGACACCGGCCGAGCCCCAGGCCGGCGATGGTCCGCTGCTCTGGCCGGCACTGGTCTGCGTCGGGTGGCAGACCGACGGGCGGCTGATGATGATCGACCTGAACCGTTTCGGGCTGCTCAACCTCGGCAGCGCGCGACGGGCCGCAGACGACGACAACCGGGCCGAGGCGTTCCGCTCGGCACTGCTGCTGGAACTCATCACCGGCGCCTCGGCGAACCAGGTGGAGGTGATCATGGTCGGTGGGGACAAGCGTTTCGCCGAGGCCCTGGCCGAGCCGCAGGTACGCATGGTCGACCACCTGACCGAGATCCTCCCGGAACTGCGCCGACGTGCCTTCGAACGACGGAACACCCCGCCGCACCCGTTCGAACCTGCCACCATCGAGGCCCGTCGCCCGGTCGTCCTGCTCTGCGCCGAGCCGGTCGGCGAGGGACTGGGGCAGCTGGCGACGGTCTGCGACGGCGACACCGGGATCGTCGCGGTGCTCACCGGTGAACCGTCCTTGCCGGTGCTCGACCTCACCGCGGAGCCGGCGACCGTCTTCGGCGTGGAGTTCCAGCCCCAACTGGTGCCCGCCGCCGTCCGCGAAGGCGTGACGGAGCTGGTGTCCGCCACCGGGACCGAACCGTCCACCCCGGCCTGGTGGTGGAACCACGAACGCACTCCGACACACTCACCCAATCTCGTCGCCGTCGACCCGCGACCGCACGATCTCGAGGAATCCGATCATGAACCGACCGCCGCTGAACACCTCGACCGATCTCACGACGAGCGCGGACCGGCGCCGGTCGGCAGACGGGCAGCGGCGCCGGCATCGGCGGTTCCCGAAGGCGATCGATCGGCGGCATCGGAGGTGGTGGGGAACATGACCGGTGGGCCAACGGTCGAGATCCTCGGACCGGTACGGCTGCGTGCGACCGCAGGTCAGGCTCCGCCCCGGGCCCGGCGTCAGTGCATCGAGTACGCGGCATGGTTGCTGGAGAATCCCGGTGCGACCGGACAGCAGATGGCGCGAGGGCTGATGGTGGCCGAGAGCACGCGGCGCTCCAACATGTCCCGGCTGCGACTGTGGCTCGGTACCGACCCGGGCGGCGAACCGTACCTGCCGGAGGCCTACTCGGGCAGGATCGAACTGCACCCCGACGTGAGCTCGGACTGGCTGCGTTTCCAGGCACTGATCATCGGCGGGGTGAATCGGTCCGGGACCGGGTCGCTGATCACCGCCCTCGAACTGGTTCGTGGAGCACCGCTGGCCGATGCGGCTCCGGGTCAATGGGCGTGGGCGGAGGAACTGCGACTGGAGATCGGCTCTGTCATCCGCGACGTGGCCCTGGTGCTGGCCCAACGCTCGGTAGAGCTCGGGGAGTACGACCTGGCCGGCTGGGCGATCGGCAAGGGCACACTGGCGGCCGAGGACGACGAACAGTTGCTCTGCCTGCAACTGCAGGTGCACGCCGAACTCGGCAACCTGTTGGACGCCGAGCGGCTGGCGATGCGGATCAGTCGGCAGGCCCGGACCCTCGGAGTGGACCTGATGGACGAGACGGTGACCACGATCCAGAAGGTGCTGGAGGGTCGTCCCCGGCGGCGCGCCTGA
- a CDS encoding heavy-metal-associated domain-containing protein → MTTTTFAVTGMTCEHCEASVREEVSEIPGVSDIQVSADNGVLVVTGEGVDEAAVLAAVTEAGYTASLA, encoded by the coding sequence ATGACCACCACCACTTTCGCCGTCACCGGAATGACCTGTGAGCACTGCGAGGCCTCGGTCCGCGAGGAGGTCTCGGAGATCCCCGGCGTCAGCGACATCCAGGTCAGCGCCGACAACGGCGTGCTCGTGGTCACCGGTGAGGGCGTGGACGAGGCCGCGGTGCTGGCCGCGGTCACCGAGGCCGGTTACACCGCCAGCCTGGCCTGA
- a CDS encoding aldo/keto reductase family protein: MEHRYLGNSGLKISEITYGNWLTHGSQVEADVATACVRAALDAGITSYDTADTYANTAAETVLGEALKNERRESLEIFTKVYFPTGPKGPNDTGLSRKHISESINASLKRLQTDYVDLYQAHRFDYETPLEETMVAFADVVRAGKALYIGVSEWTADQLKQAAALAKELKIQLISNQPEYSMLQRAIEGEVVPASEQLGISQIVWSPVAQGVLTGKYKPGEQPPAGSRATDSKGGSDMIASWLSKDEVLARVQELRPIADEAGLTMAQLAIAWVLQNKNVAAAIVGASRPEQVTDNVQASGVELPATLLARIDEVLGDAVERDPGRTYEKSPKTRLT, from the coding sequence ATGGAGCATCGCTACCTCGGCAACAGTGGACTGAAGATCAGTGAGATCACCTACGGAAACTGGCTGACCCACGGCTCGCAGGTGGAGGCAGATGTCGCCACTGCCTGCGTCCGGGCGGCCCTTGACGCCGGTATCACCAGTTACGACACCGCCGACACCTACGCCAACACCGCCGCCGAGACGGTGCTGGGTGAGGCGCTGAAGAACGAACGTCGCGAATCGCTGGAGATCTTCACCAAGGTCTACTTCCCGACCGGTCCGAAGGGCCCGAACGACACCGGCCTGTCCCGCAAGCACATCTCGGAGTCGATCAACGCCTCGTTGAAGCGGTTGCAGACCGACTACGTCGACCTCTACCAGGCCCACCGTTTCGACTACGAGACACCGCTGGAGGAGACGATGGTCGCCTTCGCCGATGTCGTCCGGGCCGGCAAGGCGCTCTACATCGGGGTCTCGGAGTGGACCGCCGACCAGCTCAAGCAGGCTGCCGCACTGGCCAAGGAACTGAAGATCCAGCTGATCTCGAACCAGCCGGAGTACTCGATGCTGCAGCGGGCGATCGAGGGTGAGGTCGTCCCGGCCTCCGAACAGCTCGGCATCTCCCAGATCGTCTGGTCCCCGGTCGCCCAGGGTGTGCTGACCGGCAAGTACAAACCGGGTGAGCAGCCGCCGGCCGGCTCCCGGGCCACCGACAGCAAGGGCGGCTCCGACATGATCGCCAGCTGGCTGTCGAAGGACGAGGTGCTCGCCCGCGTGCAGGAGCTGCGGCCGATCGCCGACGAGGCCGGGCTGACCATGGCCCAGCTCGCGATCGCCTGGGTCCTGCAGAACAAGAACGTCGCCGCCGCCATCGTCGGCGCCTCCCGCCCCGAGCAGGTCACCGACAATGTGCAGGCCAGCGGTGTCGAACTGCCCGCCACACTGCTCGCCCGGATCGACGAGGTGCTCGGTGATGCCGTCGAGCGCGACCCGGGCAGGACATACGAGAAGTCGCCGAAGACCCGCCTGACCTGA
- a CDS encoding DUF5318 family protein translates to MWSQREVVDFSLQRRRTLASMRQRSNTLSRAEVCDADPMLVRSALHHGEPAEAPCPVCASSTLQVLHYVFGKQLGQYSGRIKATVELEPMAHEFGEFKVCQVEVCTECGWNFMTSSWLMGDGKKRRPPRRQKTVEDIYG, encoded by the coding sequence ATGTGGTCTCAGCGTGAGGTGGTGGATTTCTCGTTGCAGCGGCGGCGAACCCTTGCCTCCATGCGACAACGCAGCAACACGCTGAGCCGCGCCGAGGTCTGTGATGCCGATCCGATGCTGGTTCGTTCGGCGCTGCACCACGGGGAGCCCGCCGAGGCGCCCTGTCCGGTCTGCGCGTCGTCGACCCTGCAGGTCCTGCATTACGTCTTCGGTAAGCAGTTGGGGCAGTATTCCGGGCGGATCAAGGCGACCGTCGAACTCGAGCCGATGGCTCATGAGTTCGGTGAGTTCAAGGTCTGCCAGGTGGAGGTCTGCACCGAGTGCGGATGGAATTTCATGACCAGTTCGTGGCTGATGGGTGACGGCAAGAAGCGGCGCCCGCCACGACGACAGAAGACAGTTGAGGACATCTATGGCTGA
- a CDS encoding transglycosylase domain-containing protein, which translates to MAEPGKRNGRKSAASDGKAVGARARSDGPAKGSKLRKVFGGILIAAVVVVLLGVAGVGVAYARTDIPDPNADFQTNTTEVYFADGETEMGRFQVQNRQTISYDEIPQSMKDAAIAAENRTFWTDPGFSVSGMTRAAFTILTGGDIQGGSTITQQYIKIMYLSPEQTMQRKFTELLLAYKLNREVSKEDVLAGYLNTIYFGRGAYGVQAAAQAYFEKDAKDLDVAESAALAAILNNPGSNDPAEGDENADRLLDRYRYVLDGMVEMGTLSAADAAPLQAELPDFPEIKKNERFGGPNGFLLKMVQDELVAAGLDEAKIQGGGLTITTTVDKDSQDAMVKAAEAKQKEAAANNPEDDDGSGLHIGMASVDTENGGLRALYGGEDYVESQRNWAGTARPTGSTFKPFALAAGLEDGYSLNDYFEGNSYLPEGADRPVSNENGWTYGTVNLIQATAQSINTAFVDLTMAMNPNGPQKVIDAAVAAGAPEGSGWDAVPVVALGIAEVSPMNMANAYATFANEGVRNDVHIVSKVTDPSGRVLYEDDSEGERAFDADVMSDVTYAMQQVVDDGTGSAVGTLNRPVAGKTGTNGVRREVDGVESNDVTSSWFVGTTKQVSTAVMFVAGDDGNGDLDPYARPGDSTFFGGTYPAQAWEQYMEVAVADMAVEDFPEPAFVDKEKTDGTTEPRQQPPNTGSSNSGGGSNDDDSSSERTSAPEPSDSGGDEQSSEPSSRPTGGSGSDDDDESDNGGGGSGNGGDNEGSGGDEESGNGDGGESGDGDDSSGGGGEQEGEDSGSGSGGSGSGSGSGSGSGGDTGSNSGNSNSGSDSDSDDN; encoded by the coding sequence ATGGCTGAACCGGGCAAGCGGAACGGACGCAAGTCCGCTGCGAGTGACGGCAAGGCAGTGGGAGCACGGGCTCGATCGGACGGGCCGGCGAAGGGCTCCAAGCTCCGCAAGGTGTTCGGCGGAATCCTGATTGCTGCTGTGGTCGTGGTGCTGTTGGGTGTGGCCGGGGTGGGCGTTGCCTACGCGCGTACCGACATCCCCGACCCGAATGCGGATTTCCAGACCAACACCACCGAGGTCTACTTCGCCGACGGCGAGACCGAGATGGGCCGGTTCCAGGTCCAGAATCGGCAGACCATCTCCTACGACGAGATCCCGCAGTCGATGAAGGACGCCGCGATCGCGGCCGAGAACCGTACCTTCTGGACCGACCCCGGATTCTCTGTCTCCGGTATGACCCGGGCGGCCTTCACCATCCTCACCGGTGGCGACATCCAGGGTGGCTCGACCATCACCCAGCAGTACATCAAGATCATGTACCTCTCGCCCGAGCAGACGATGCAGCGCAAGTTCACCGAACTGCTGCTCGCCTACAAGCTGAACCGCGAGGTCAGCAAGGAAGATGTCCTGGCCGGCTACCTGAACACGATCTACTTCGGCCGTGGCGCCTACGGAGTGCAGGCCGCCGCACAGGCTTACTTCGAGAAGGACGCCAAGGACCTCGACGTCGCCGAGTCGGCGGCGCTGGCCGCGATCCTGAACAACCCCGGCAGCAACGATCCCGCCGAGGGCGACGAGAATGCCGACCGGCTGCTCGACCGCTACCGGTACGTCCTCGACGGCATGGTCGAGATGGGGACCCTCTCGGCTGCCGACGCCGCACCGCTGCAGGCCGAACTCCCCGACTTCCCCGAGATCAAGAAGAACGAACGTTTCGGCGGCCCGAACGGCTTCCTGCTGAAGATGGTGCAGGACGAACTGGTGGCGGCCGGTCTGGACGAGGCGAAGATCCAGGGCGGCGGGCTGACCATCACCACCACCGTCGACAAGGACAGTCAGGACGCGATGGTGAAGGCGGCCGAGGCCAAGCAGAAGGAGGCCGCGGCGAACAACCCCGAGGACGACGACGGCAGTGGTCTGCACATCGGTATGGCCTCGGTCGACACCGAGAACGGTGGGCTGCGCGCGCTCTACGGCGGCGAGGACTACGTGGAGAGCCAGCGCAACTGGGCCGGTACGGCACGCCCGACCGGTTCCACCTTCAAGCCGTTCGCCCTGGCTGCCGGACTGGAGGACGGCTACAGCCTGAACGACTACTTCGAGGGCAACTCCTACCTGCCCGAGGGTGCCGACCGGCCGGTCAGCAACGAGAACGGCTGGACCTACGGCACGGTGAACCTGATCCAGGCCACCGCCCAGTCGATCAACACGGCGTTCGTCGATCTGACGATGGCGATGAACCCCAACGGTCCGCAGAAGGTGATCGACGCGGCCGTGGCTGCCGGGGCGCCGGAAGGCAGCGGCTGGGATGCCGTACCGGTGGTCGCGCTCGGTATCGCCGAGGTGAGTCCGATGAACATGGCCAACGCCTATGCGACCTTCGCCAACGAAGGGGTACGCAACGACGTGCACATCGTCAGCAAGGTGACCGACCCGTCCGGCCGGGTGCTCTACGAGGACGATTCGGAGGGTGAGCGGGCCTTCGACGCCGATGTGATGTCGGATGTCACCTACGCCATGCAGCAGGTGGTCGACGACGGCACCGGCTCCGCGGTCGGAACCCTGAACCGTCCGGTTGCCGGCAAGACCGGAACGAACGGTGTCCGGCGTGAGGTCGACGGGGTGGAGAGCAACGACGTCACCTCGTCCTGGTTCGTCGGCACCACCAAGCAGGTCTCGACCGCGGTGATGTTCGTTGCCGGGGACGACGGCAATGGCGACCTCGACCCCTATGCTCGTCCGGGTGATTCGACGTTCTTCGGCGGTACCTACCCCGCGCAGGCCTGGGAGCAGTACATGGAGGTCGCCGTCGCCGACATGGCGGTGGAGGACTTCCCGGAGCCGGCCTTCGTCGACAAGGAGAAGACCGACGGCACGACCGAACCCCGGCAGCAGCCGCCGAACACGGGCAGCTCGAACTCCGGCGGCGGATCGAACGACGACGACAGCTCCTCGGAGCGGACCAGTGCTCCGGAACCCAGTGATTCCGGCGGTGACGAGCAGAGCTCGGAGCCGAGCAGTAGGCCGACCGGTGGCTCTGGCTCCGATGATGATGACGAGTCCGACAATGGCGGCGGCGGCTCCGGCAACGGTGGTGACAACGAGGGTTCCGGCGGTGATGAGGAATCTGGCAACGGTGACGGTGGCGAGTCGGGCGATGGTGACGACAGTTCCGGTGGCGGCGGCGAACAAGAAGGTGAGGACTCGGGCAGCGGCTCGGGTGGCAGTGGTTCAGGCTCCGGATCCGGTTCCGGATCGGGAGGTGACACCGGCAGCAATTCGGGCAACTCGAACTCCGGTTCCGACTCCGACTCCGACGACAACTGA
- a CDS encoding glycosyltransferase family 87 protein, producing MSATQTRPPVVPANPSTPSRGFAERVRDAFGGPPGQHATGVGNWVNMPVLLALLATLTWLVTTIRQQACLPGGGDGFANFCYSDLSPIYTALGGAGNQVYFDSAIDQPVLTGYLIEVIRFVMGAFGAETGAVTDADASTFIGFATVVLFGCFLVAVFATARIQRRWREGVMLAVSPAVVMTGLINFDLFAVALTMVALALWSRRNPVAAGAFLGLAMAARIYPAVLLIALLIVCIRGRRVPEWLNLLGAFLLTWALVNLPVMLLAPAAWTESWTANTSLGSIWYVLGQAGTEVPEVGDLSTVLFILACIGIAAVAFLAERRPRVAQVSYLVVWAMFVTNADYRPQYALLLAALMVIARPNWRDWAIFSFGEVFYVFAVWAYLGGSLDSSAGDGAPAYDLAVVLRMATQTWVAAMVVVDIWRPARDPARTRGGEDPGAGVLRGAADAEWVARWRAYLIPWPVLWGRFWRGEAEPGTPALAPLAPPMKEGPGGFREIVGVWLIGRASIVLTGAMVMMVLGLSFFEIIWRWDTERFMTIAQYWYPSIDTTYRAFYPGWPMVLQLNPVQLFGLSSDPETIRLSIAVWGVLIATACSLVAAAALVKLGGRWAAFGWIFAPMAVFTMMPYSESLFCAFAFWAWQRARADRWWQAALLAGLASTVRVSGLFLIGALVVMILVWAGIDWRGRLRRLAWLVVSVALLGAYTVYLYLLTGNWSAWSQAQEEGWARSFTMPWTSVENTLKVLDPNGSYVDQPFIMLIFVLEAVAWFLGFVVVGWCVRKKLWAEAAYVAVQLLAFSTSYWLQSVNRAILIWFPLWVMLAHLLLVEPKTTLGARAQTVFRVGWMVISPLMMVLWAWLYFTGEWAS from the coding sequence ATGAGTGCTACCCAGACCCGCCCGCCGGTCGTACCGGCGAACCCGTCCACCCCATCGCGGGGCTTCGCCGAGCGGGTACGCGATGCCTTCGGCGGGCCGCCGGGGCAGCATGCCACGGGCGTCGGCAATTGGGTGAACATGCCGGTGCTGCTCGCCCTGTTGGCGACGCTCACCTGGTTGGTCACCACCATCCGGCAGCAGGCATGTCTGCCCGGTGGCGGTGACGGGTTCGCCAACTTCTGCTACTCCGACCTGTCGCCGATCTACACCGCGCTCGGTGGCGCGGGCAATCAGGTCTACTTCGACTCCGCGATCGATCAGCCGGTGCTGACCGGCTACCTGATCGAGGTGATCCGGTTCGTCATGGGCGCCTTCGGCGCCGAAACCGGTGCCGTCACCGATGCCGATGCCTCGACCTTCATCGGATTCGCCACGGTCGTCCTCTTCGGCTGCTTCCTGGTCGCGGTCTTCGCCACCGCCCGGATCCAGCGACGCTGGCGTGAAGGCGTGATGCTCGCCGTCTCCCCGGCGGTGGTGATGACCGGCCTGATCAACTTCGACCTCTTCGCCGTCGCCCTCACCATGGTCGCCCTGGCCCTGTGGTCGCGCCGCAACCCGGTCGCCGCCGGTGCTTTCCTCGGCCTGGCGATGGCGGCCCGGATCTACCCGGCGGTGCTGCTGATCGCGCTGCTGATCGTCTGCATCCGGGGCCGTCGGGTCCCCGAGTGGCTGAACCTGCTCGGTGCCTTCCTGCTGACCTGGGCCCTGGTGAACCTGCCGGTGATGCTGCTCGCCCCGGCAGCCTGGACGGAGTCCTGGACGGCCAACACCAGCCTCGGATCGATCTGGTACGTGCTCGGTCAGGCCGGTACCGAGGTGCCGGAGGTCGGCGACCTGTCGACCGTGCTGTTCATCCTCGCCTGTATCGGGATCGCCGCGGTGGCCTTCCTCGCCGAACGCCGCCCGCGGGTCGCCCAGGTCAGCTACCTGGTGGTCTGGGCGATGTTCGTCACCAATGCCGACTACCGCCCGCAGTACGCGCTGCTGCTGGCCGCGCTGATGGTGATCGCCCGGCCGAACTGGCGGGACTGGGCGATCTTCAGCTTCGGCGAGGTCTTCTACGTCTTCGCCGTCTGGGCCTACCTGGGCGGTTCCCTGGACAGCTCTGCCGGTGACGGGGCCCCGGCCTACGATCTGGCGGTCGTGCTGCGGATGGCCACCCAGACCTGGGTGGCGGCGATGGTGGTGGTCGACATCTGGCGACCGGCTCGCGATCCGGCACGGACCCGCGGCGGGGAGGACCCGGGCGCCGGAGTCCTGCGCGGTGCCGCCGATGCGGAGTGGGTGGCGCGCTGGCGGGCGTACCTGATCCCGTGGCCGGTGCTGTGGGGCCGCTTCTGGCGTGGCGAGGCCGAGCCGGGTACGCCCGCGCTGGCGCCGCTGGCCCCGCCGATGAAGGAGGGGCCGGGCGGATTCCGGGAGATCGTCGGCGTCTGGTTGATCGGCCGGGCCTCGATCGTGCTCACCGGTGCGATGGTGATGATGGTCCTCGGACTGTCCTTCTTCGAGATCATCTGGCGTTGGGACACCGAACGCTTCATGACCATCGCCCAGTACTGGTACCCCTCGATCGACACCACCTATCGCGCGTTCTACCCCGGCTGGCCGATGGTGCTGCAGCTGAACCCGGTGCAGTTGTTCGGTCTCAGCAGCGATCCGGAGACGATCCGGCTCAGCATCGCCGTCTGGGGTGTGCTGATCGCCACCGCCTGTTCGCTGGTGGCTGCTGCTGCGCTGGTGAAGCTCGGCGGGCGCTGGGCGGCATTCGGCTGGATCTTCGCCCCGATGGCGGTGTTCACGATGATGCCGTACTCCGAATCACTGTTCTGTGCCTTCGCCTTCTGGGCCTGGCAGCGCGCCCGGGCCGATCGCTGGTGGCAGGCCGCCCTGCTGGCCGGATTGGCCAGCACCGTCCGGGTGTCGGGGCTGTTCCTGATCGGCGCCCTGGTGGTGATGATCCTGGTCTGGGCCGGGATCGACTGGCGCGGACGGTTGCGTCGACTCGCCTGGCTGGTCGTCTCGGTCGCCCTGCTCGGCGCCTACACCGTCTACCTGTATCTGCTGACCGGAAACTGGTCGGCCTGGTCACAGGCCCAGGAGGAGGGCTGGGCGCGATCGTTCACCATGCCCTGGACCTCGGTGGAGAACACCTTGAAGGTGCTCGACCCGAACGGTTCCTATGTCGACCAGCCGTTCATCATGTTGATCTTCGTCCTGGAGGCGGTCGCCTGGTTCCTCGGTTTCGTCGTGGTCGGCTGGTGCGTCCGGAAGAAGCTGTGGGCCGAGGCCGCCTATGTGGCGGTGCAACTGCTGGCCTTCTCCACCTCCTACTGGTTGCAGTCGGTGAACCGGGCGATCCTGATCTGGTTCCCGTTGTGGGTGATGCTCGCCCATCTGTTGCTGGTCGAGCCGAAGACCACGCTGGGTGCTCGTGCGCAGACGGTGTTCCGGGTCGGCTGGATGGTGATCAGTCCGCTGATGATGGTGCTCTGGGCGTGGCTGTACTTCACCGGTGAATGGGCCAGCTGA